One Mycolicibacterium goodii genomic region harbors:
- the ruvX gene encoding Holliday junction resolvase RuvX translates to MGTDDRLPDRPGADDPGRGRRIGIDVGTVRIGVASSDPDGILATPVETVARDKRDRTGKHVRRLAALVEEYEAVEVVVGLPRTLGDRAGASANDAVDVAEQLARRIAPTPVRLADERLTTVSAQRSLREAGVRARGQKAVIDQVAAVGILQGWLDQRRAALAARREGTDG, encoded by the coding sequence ATGGGCACCGACGACAGGCTGCCTGACCGTCCCGGCGCGGACGATCCAGGCCGCGGTCGACGGATCGGCATCGATGTGGGAACCGTCCGCATCGGCGTCGCCTCCAGCGATCCGGACGGCATCCTCGCCACCCCGGTGGAGACCGTCGCACGCGACAAACGTGACAGGACCGGCAAGCACGTGCGCCGGCTCGCGGCGCTGGTCGAGGAGTACGAAGCGGTCGAGGTCGTCGTGGGTCTGCCACGGACACTGGGGGATCGGGCCGGTGCGTCGGCCAACGACGCCGTCGACGTGGCCGAGCAACTCGCCCGGCGGATCGCCCCCACACCGGTGCGATTGGCCGACGAACGGCTCACTACTGTGTCAGCACAACGGTCGTTGCGCGAAGCAGGAGTACGGGCAAGAGGACAAAAAGCCGTGATCGACCAGGTGGCTGCAGTGGGGATCCTGCAGGGCTGGCTCGATCAGCGGCGCGCGGCGCTGGCCGCACGCAGAGAGGGCACGGATGGCTGA
- the aroC gene encoding chorismate synthase produces the protein MLRWTTAGESHGRALVAMLEGMVAGVPITSEEIGAQLKRRRLGYGRGARMKFEQDQVTMLAGVRHGLTLGGPIAIEIGNTEWPKWETVMAPDPVDPAELDVARNAPLTRPRPGHADYAGMLKYGFDDARPVLERASARETAARVAAGTVARAFLREALGVEVLSHVISIGASKPYDGPAPQFSDLAAIDDSPVRAFDKASEELMIAEIEAAKRDGDTLGGVVEVVADGLPVGLGSFTSGESRLDSQLAGAVMGIQAIKGVEIGDGFETARRRGSVAHDEMYPGPDGVLRSTNRAGGLEGGMTNGQPLRVRAAMKPISTVPRALATVDMASGEEAVAIHQRSDVCAVPAAGVVVETMVALVLARAALEKFGGDSLAETRANIDSYLRAVAEREPAAQASS, from the coding sequence GTGTTGCGTTGGACCACAGCTGGTGAATCCCACGGCCGCGCCCTGGTGGCCATGCTCGAAGGGATGGTCGCCGGCGTGCCCATCACTTCTGAGGAGATCGGGGCACAACTCAAGCGGCGCCGCCTCGGCTACGGCCGCGGCGCGCGGATGAAGTTCGAGCAGGACCAGGTCACGATGCTGGCCGGGGTCCGGCACGGCCTCACCCTGGGCGGCCCGATCGCGATCGAGATCGGCAACACCGAGTGGCCCAAGTGGGAGACCGTGATGGCGCCCGACCCGGTCGACCCGGCCGAGCTCGACGTTGCGCGCAACGCTCCGCTGACCCGGCCCCGGCCCGGGCACGCCGATTATGCGGGCATGCTCAAGTACGGCTTCGACGATGCGCGCCCGGTGCTCGAACGCGCCAGCGCCCGCGAAACCGCCGCACGGGTCGCCGCGGGCACCGTCGCACGGGCGTTCCTGCGCGAGGCCCTCGGCGTGGAGGTGCTCTCCCATGTCATCTCCATCGGCGCGTCGAAGCCCTACGACGGTCCGGCACCGCAGTTCTCGGACCTGGCAGCGATCGATGACAGCCCGGTGCGCGCGTTCGACAAGGCCTCCGAGGAACTCATGATCGCCGAGATCGAGGCCGCCAAGCGTGACGGTGACACCCTCGGCGGCGTGGTCGAGGTCGTCGCCGACGGACTCCCGGTGGGGCTCGGCTCGTTCACCAGCGGTGAGAGCCGCCTCGACAGCCAGTTGGCCGGTGCCGTGATGGGTATCCAGGCGATCAAGGGCGTCGAGATCGGCGACGGTTTCGAGACCGCGCGCCGACGCGGCAGCGTCGCCCACGACGAGATGTATCCCGGACCCGACGGCGTGCTGCGTTCGACGAACCGCGCGGGCGGTCTCGAGGGCGGTATGACCAACGGTCAGCCGCTGCGGGTGCGTGCCGCCATGAAACCGATCTCGACCGTGCCTCGTGCGCTGGCCACCGTGGACATGGCCAGCGGCGAGGAGGCCGTCGCGATCCATCAGCGCTCGGATGTGTGCGCGGTGCCCGCCGCGGGCGTGGTCGTCGAGACGATGGTGGCGCTGGTGCTCGCACGTGCGGCGCTGGAGAAGTTCGGCGGGGATTCGCTGGCCGAGACCCGCGCCAACATCGACTCCTACCTGCGCGCCGTCGCCGAACGCGAACCGGCGGCGCAGGCTTCGAGCTGA
- a CDS encoding endolytic transglycosylase MltG, with protein sequence MAEDWGAERARPVAVGPPRRGLSRAERARKARNDRKRRLARALSLALLIVVAVGAVFLGSKLWHSMSGSSNDYAGEGVADVVIQVHDGDSTTAIGQTLVENNVIATVKSFVEAAQGNEAISAIQPGFYKVRTEIPAANAVDRLADPENRVGKLTIPEGRQLDDITDVKTNAVTAGIFSLISQASCVELDGEKRCVPVEDLRAAAGAAPAAALAVPPWATQPVAAMGADHRRLEGLIAPGTWNIDPDASAQDILSNLIAASSAVYTQSGLLDTAAAMKMSPYEVLTVASLVQRESKPQDFSKVSRVIYNRLAEHRKLEFDSTVNYSLDRQEVATTDADRAQVTPWNTYASEGLPRTPICSPGTEALGSAEHPEPGDWLYFVTIDMQGTTLFTRDYDQHLANIEIAQRNGVLDSAR encoded by the coding sequence ATGGCTGAGGACTGGGGTGCCGAACGAGCGCGACCTGTCGCGGTGGGCCCACCGCGACGCGGGCTGAGCCGGGCTGAGCGGGCGCGTAAGGCCCGCAACGACCGCAAGCGCCGGCTGGCGCGCGCCCTGTCGCTCGCGCTGCTGATCGTCGTGGCCGTCGGCGCGGTGTTCCTCGGTTCCAAGCTGTGGCACAGCATGTCCGGCAGCAGCAACGACTACGCCGGCGAGGGTGTGGCCGACGTGGTGATCCAGGTGCACGACGGCGACTCCACGACCGCGATCGGCCAGACGCTGGTCGAGAACAACGTGATCGCGACGGTCAAGTCGTTCGTCGAGGCCGCACAGGGCAACGAGGCCATCTCGGCGATCCAGCCCGGCTTCTACAAGGTGCGCACCGAGATCCCCGCCGCGAACGCCGTTGACCGGCTTGCAGATCCGGAAAACCGCGTCGGCAAACTGACGATCCCCGAAGGCCGTCAGCTCGACGACATCACCGACGTGAAGACCAACGCCGTCACCGCGGGGATCTTCAGCCTGATCTCGCAGGCGTCGTGCGTCGAGCTCGACGGCGAGAAGCGTTGCGTGCCGGTGGAAGACCTGCGCGCGGCCGCCGGTGCGGCACCCGCCGCGGCGCTCGCGGTCCCACCGTGGGCGACCCAGCCCGTGGCGGCCATGGGTGCCGATCATCGCCGGCTGGAGGGGCTCATCGCCCCGGGCACCTGGAACATCGACCCAGACGCCTCGGCACAGGACATCCTGTCCAACCTCATCGCGGCCAGTTCCGCGGTGTACACGCAAAGCGGGCTGCTCGACACCGCCGCCGCCATGAAGATGTCGCCGTACGAGGTCCTCACCGTCGCGTCACTCGTGCAGCGCGAATCGAAGCCGCAGGACTTCTCGAAGGTCTCGCGGGTGATCTACAACCGTCTGGCCGAGCACCGCAAGCTCGAATTCGACTCCACGGTGAACTACTCGCTGGATCGCCAGGAGGTCGCCACCACCGACGCCGACCGCGCGCAGGTGACCCCGTGGAACACCTACGCCTCCGAAGGTCTGCCACGCACCCCGATCTGTTCGCCGGGCACCGAAGCGCTGGGCTCGGCCGAACATCCGGAGCCGGGGGACTGGCTGTACTTCGTCACCATCGACATGCAGGGCACAACCCTGTTCACCCGTGATTACGACCAGCACCTGGCCAACATCGAGATCGCGCAACGCAATGGTGTCCTCGACAGTGCCCGATAG
- a CDS encoding prepilin peptidase produces the protein MSGGSVAATVLAAAWLIVLSGYDLRHRRLPNFLTVPGAVLILVGAVVAGRGPAAVAGAAALGALYLAVHLVSPRSLGGGDVKLAVGLGALTGMFGSDVWWLAAVGAPLLTGVVALAAAIRGAATVPHGPSMCVASAAAVALVLA, from the coding sequence ATTTCCGGTGGATCGGTCGCCGCGACGGTTCTCGCTGCCGCGTGGCTGATCGTCCTGTCCGGATATGACCTCCGGCATCGGCGCCTGCCGAACTTTCTCACGGTGCCCGGCGCGGTGCTCATCCTCGTCGGTGCCGTCGTCGCGGGCCGGGGTCCCGCCGCGGTCGCCGGCGCTGCCGCGCTCGGTGCGCTGTACCTGGCCGTCCACCTGGTGTCGCCGCGCTCGCTCGGCGGCGGTGACGTCAAACTCGCGGTCGGCCTGGGGGCGCTGACCGGAATGTTCGGATCCGACGTGTGGTGGCTCGCCGCCGTAGGCGCGCCGCTGCTGACCGGCGTCGTGGCGCTCGCGGCCGCGATCCGGGGTGCCGCGACGGTCCCGCACGGCCCGTCGATGTGCGTGGCGTCGGCCGCGGCCGTAGCGCTGGTGCTCGCGTAG
- a CDS encoding shikimate kinase translates to MAPRAVLVGLPGSGKSTIGRRLAKVLDVSMVDTDAVIEETTGRTIADIFANDGEREFRRIEEEVIRSALQTHEGVLSLGGGAVTTPGVREALAGHKVVYLEISAAEGVRRTGGSTVRPLLAGGDRAEKYRKLMAERVPLYRKVATIRVNTNRRNPGAVVRTIVARLESPQPAKPVTASRTVKPAKPRRRRRPPWRRSSAGRDNAAEPRNDTSSGAGADPGAAAAVTNTAVTKAPTPAALAARNVERHND, encoded by the coding sequence ATGGCACCGCGGGCGGTATTGGTCGGCCTGCCCGGATCGGGCAAGTCGACGATCGGTCGCCGCCTCGCCAAGGTGCTCGACGTGTCCATGGTCGACACGGATGCGGTGATCGAGGAGACCACCGGCCGCACGATCGCCGACATCTTCGCCAACGACGGCGAGAGGGAATTCCGCCGGATCGAGGAAGAGGTGATCCGCTCGGCGCTGCAGACGCACGAAGGCGTGCTGTCGCTCGGGGGTGGCGCCGTGACGACGCCGGGGGTGCGTGAGGCGCTCGCCGGGCACAAGGTGGTCTACCTGGAGATCAGCGCGGCCGAGGGAGTGCGGCGCACCGGCGGTAGCACGGTTCGGCCGCTGCTGGCCGGCGGCGACCGTGCCGAGAAATACCGCAAGCTCATGGCCGAACGGGTTCCGCTGTACCGCAAGGTGGCCACGATCCGGGTCAACACGAACAGGCGCAATCCCGGCGCTGTGGTCCGCACCATCGTCGCGCGACTGGAGAGCCCCCAACCGGCCAAGCCTGTCACCGCGTCCCGCACCGTCAAACCCGCCAAGCCTCGGCGCAGGCGGCGTCCCCCGTGGCGGCGTTCCAGCGCCGGCAGGGACAATGCCGCTGAACCCAGGAACGACACATCGTCGGGTGCCGGAGCGGATCCGGGCGCCGCGGCGGCGGTGACGAACACAGCAGTGACCAAGGCACCCACCCCCGCGGCCCTGGCCGCCCGTAATGTGGAGCGACACAATGACTGA
- a CDS encoding shikimate dehydrogenase, giving the protein MPDRRPAARKAAVLGSPIAHSRSPQLHLAAYRALGLSDWVYERIECTAEQLPGLVEGAGPEWVGYSVTMPGKFAALRFADQHTDRAQLVGSANTLVRTDAGGWRADNTDVDGVVGALGTAGETALVIGSGGTAPAAVVGLAELGVQRITIVARNAEKAAALVDLAGRCGVHSDWCDIGGPALADAVAQASAAVSTIPADAAAEYTSTLAAVPRLLDAIYDPWPTPLAAAVQTAGGEVISGLQMLLNQAYTQVELFTGMPAPKEAMMAALESP; this is encoded by the coding sequence GTGCCCGATAGGCGGCCCGCCGCCCGCAAAGCCGCCGTCCTCGGCTCGCCGATCGCCCACTCCCGGTCACCCCAACTGCATCTGGCGGCCTACCGAGCCCTCGGCCTGTCGGACTGGGTCTATGAGCGCATCGAGTGCACCGCCGAGCAACTGCCGGGCCTGGTCGAGGGCGCAGGACCGGAATGGGTGGGGTACTCGGTCACGATGCCCGGCAAGTTCGCCGCGCTGCGGTTCGCCGATCAGCACACCGACCGCGCGCAGCTGGTCGGGTCGGCCAACACCCTCGTGCGTACGGACGCCGGCGGCTGGCGGGCGGACAACACCGACGTCGACGGTGTCGTCGGAGCGCTCGGCACGGCAGGCGAGACCGCCCTCGTGATCGGGTCGGGCGGCACCGCGCCTGCCGCTGTCGTCGGCCTCGCCGAGCTCGGCGTCCAGCGCATCACCATCGTGGCCCGCAACGCCGAGAAGGCCGCCGCGCTGGTCGACCTGGCGGGCCGTTGCGGTGTGCACAGCGACTGGTGCGACATCGGCGGCCCGGCTCTGGCCGACGCCGTCGCACAGGCGAGCGCGGCGGTCAGCACCATCCCGGCCGACGCCGCCGCGGAGTACACCTCCACGCTGGCGGCCGTGCCAAGGTTGCTCGACGCCATTTACGACCCCTGGCCGACGCCGTTGGCCGCCGCGGTGCAGACCGCGGGCGGTGAGGTGATCAGCGGCCTGCAGATGCTGTTGAACCAGGCCTACACGCAGGTCGAGTTGTTCACCGGCATGCCTGCCCCCAAAGAGGCGATGATGGCGGCGCTCGAGAGCCCTTAA